The Apus apus isolate bApuApu2 chromosome 20, bApuApu2.pri.cur, whole genome shotgun sequence genome includes a region encoding these proteins:
- the KAZN gene encoding kazrin isoform X2, whose translation MKEMLTKDLEETHGSKSPEVLSATELKVQLAQKEQELARAKEALQAMKADRKRLKAEKTDLVSQMQQLYATLESREEQLRDFIRNYEQHRKESEDAVKALAKEKDLLEREKWELRRQAKEATDHASNLRSQLDLKDNRMKELEAELAMAKQSLATLTKDVPKRHSLAMPGETVLNGNQEWVMQADLPLTAAIRQSQQTLYHSHPQHSADRQGVRVSPCHSRQPSIISDASAAEGDRSSTPSDINSPRHRTHSLCNGDSPGPVQKNLHNPIVQSLEDLEDQKRKKKKEKMGFGSISRVFARGKQRKSLDPGLFDGTAPDYYIEEDADW comes from the exons ATGAAGGAAATGCTGACAAAAGACCTGGAGGAGACACATGGCAGCAAGTCACCAGAGGTGCTCTCGGCCACCGAGCTGAAGGTGCAGCTGGCgcagaaggagcaggagctggcacGGGCCAAGGAGGCTCTGCAGG CCATGAAAGCCGACAGGAAGCGCTTGAAGGCGGAGAAGACAGACCTGGTGAGCCAGATGCAGCAGCTGTACGCCACGCTGGAGAGCCGCGAGGAGCAGCTCCGAGACTTCATCCGCAACTACGAGCAGCACCGCAAG GAGAGCGAGGATGCAGTGAAAGCCCTGGCCAAGGAGAAGGACCTCCTGGAGCGGGAGAAGTGGGAGCTGCGGCGACAAGCCAAGGAGGCGACGGACCACGCCAGCAACCTGCGCTCCCAGCTGGACCTGAAGGACAACCGCATGAAGGAGCTGGAGGCCGAGCTGGCCATG GCCAAGCAGTCCCTGGCCACGCTGACCAAGGACGTTCCCAAGCGCCATTCCTTGGCCATGCCGGGCGAGACGGTGCTGAACGGCAACCAGGAGTGGGTGATGCAGGCCGACCTCCCGCTGACGGCCGCCATCCGGCAGAGCCAGCAGACCCTCTACCACTCACACCCCCAGCACTCAGCAGACCGGCAAG GGGTCAGGGTGAGTCCCTGTCATTCCCGGCAGCCTTCCATCATCTCCGACGCCTCCGCAGCCGAGGGCGACCGGTCGTCCACGCCGAGCGACATCAACTCACCCCGGCACCGAACACACTCGCTCTGCAAC GGGGACAGTCCTGGACCGGTACAGAAGAACTTGCACAACCCAATTGTACAG TCTCTAGAGGACCTAGAAgaccaaaaaaggaaaaagaagaaagagaagatggGCTTTGGCTCCATCTCCAGGGTGTTTGCCCGGGGGAAGCAGCGCAAGTCCCTGGACCCCGGTCTCTTCGACGGGACGGCCCCCGACTACTACATCGAGGAGGACGCGGACTGGTGA